The segment TGCCCGCCACGCCTTCGGCCAGCACCATGGCGGCATCGTTGCCGGATTGCACCAGCAAGCCCTTGAGCAGGTCCTCCACCGGCACCCTCATCCGGGTGTCGATGAACATGCGCGAGCCGGGTTGACGCCAGGCGCGCTCGCTGACCGACAGGCTCTGCTTCAGCCCCAGCCGCTCCAGGCGCAGGGCATCGAAGACCAGGTACGCCGTCATCAGCTTGCTCAGGGAAGCGGGCTGGACCGGGCTGTCCGCCTCGCGTGCGGCCAGGACTTGGTCACTGCTCAGGTCCAGCAGCAGGTAGGAGCGTGCCGCGATTTCGGGGGGCTGGGGAGCCGTCTGGGCCGAGACGGCACTCATCGTCAGGCCCACCAGCGCAGCCAGCCAGCAAAACAGCTTTTTCATCAGGTACTGGAAGTAAGGTGGCGTACCACCAGGCTCTTGAGCAGGGGCAGTTGCCCGTGAAAGAAATGGCTGCCGCCAGGCACCACCGTTACCGGCAACACCTGGGGACGAGCCCAGTCCATCACGGCCGCCAGCGGCACGGTGTCGTCGTGCTCGCCGTGGATCACCAGGGTACGCTCGTGCAGGTCCGGGGGCACCTGGGCCACCTGGAAACGACTGGCGGCGGCGCCGACCAGCACCAGCTTGTCGATCTGGCGCGCCGGCCAGAGTGCTGACAAGGTCTGGCTCATGACGAAGGAGCCGAAGGAAAAACCAGCCAGTGCCAGCGGACCCGAGGGAGCACACTGCTGCACCAGCGCCAGAAAGTCCTGCGCCTCGCCCCGGCCCTCGTCATGCACCCCCTCGCTGGCGCCGACCCCGCGAAAATTGAAGCGCACGGCCTGCCAGCCGCATTGCACAAAAGCGCGCGCCAGCGTCTGCACCACCTTGTTGTCCATGGTGCCGCCGAACAGCGGATGAGGGTGGGCGATGACGGCGACCCCCTTCGGGGGCGCATCATCCGCCGGGGCGTCGCGCAGGGCTTCGATGCGGCCCACCGGGCCGACCAGCGTCAATCTCTCGGTCTGGGCATTCACGTCAGCGCCCCAGATGGGGGGGCGTCAGCAGGCGCTCGACCACCTGGCCCTTCTTGAGGTGCGATTCGACGATCTCGTCGATGTCGCTCACGTCCACATAGGAATACCAGACCGCCTCAGGGTAGACCACGGCCACCGGTCCGCCTGCGCAACGGTCCAGACAACCGGCGCGGTTCACGCGCACTTTCCCCGGGCCGGCCAGTCCCGCCGCCTTGACCAGGGACTTGCAGCGCTCGAAGGCCGCCTCTGCCTGGTGGTTGGCACAGCAGGACTCGCCGGCAGGGCGCTGGTTGAGACAGAAAAAGACGTGGCGTTCGTAATAAGAGGGTACGGTGTCGGTGCTCATTCCCGGATTTTAGGTGCAGCCCTGTCCAGGCTGCTCAGGCCCCAGACGCGGACCAGCACATACAGCAGTACGGCGTAGGGCCAGAGCCAACCCAGCCACTGGGCCAGACCATGGAAACGGATGAAACGCCCCTGCTCCCAGATCTGCAGGTTATGGGCAAAGTAGGGACTGGCCGGCGCCTGGTTGATCAGGACCAGGTACAAGCCCAGCACCAGCAGCAGCAAGGCGGCGCACACACGCGCCGGCACGCGCAAGAGCAGCAGGGCCAGCGCGACCGCCAGCACCAGGCCGGCCTGGACCGGCTGGCTGAACCAGGCCCAGGCGTGCACCGGCCCATAACTCAGCGTGGCCGACAGCAGCGTGGCGCCCATGGCCGCCAGCAGAACCGCCAGCACAAAACCTGCGCGCCGGCCCAGGGACGGTATGACACTGAAACCCAGCAGGCAGGGAATCAGGGCCCCCAGCAACACGCAGGCCATTTCCGCGCCGGGCACCAGGGGCTGCAATTCCACGGCCCGCAGCGGCAACCACTCCAGAAAGGGCGTGTCCAGCAGCAGTTCAGCCAGCCCCGCTTCCACACGCTCGAACACCTGGCCCAGACCCAGCGGCACCGCCGCAGGGAACAGCAGGGCAAAGGGCCACAGCGCCAGCAGCACCAGGGCGCCGCGCGACTCGGGCACGAACCAGCGGCCGCGAAAACGGATCCAGCGGTCGATGGCCCCCAGCTTTTCCAGCAGGGTGGACGTCACTGCCCCCAGCCAGGCACCGCCCAGGTTGAGCAGAAAGTCGATGTTGGAGGGAACCCGCGACGACAGATAACCCTGCAGGGTCTCCATCAGCAGGGACAGGGCGCCTCCTGCCACGGTGGCCAGCAGTACGGCACGGCTGCCCTGGCCGGTGCGCAGCGCACCCAGGGCCAGCAAGAAACCCAGAGGGGCATACCCCAGCACATTGGACAGCAGATCGAAGGCCGTCCAGTAGTGCGGCCACGGCGCAACGAGAAACCCCCAGGGCAAGGGCCCCTGGTCACGCCAGTCGGCAAAGGGATACAAGCTGGCATAGACCACCAGCCCCACATAGACCAGACTCAGGGGCCAGGCGGATGTCTTGTGCGGCATGGCGCCCCGTGGGCTCAGAAAGGCTTGACCACCACCAGCACGACGGCCACCAGCAAGAGCAGCACGGGTGCTTCGTTGAACCAGCGGTACCAGACATGGCTGCGCCGGTTGTCACGGCGCTGGAATCTCTTGAGCAAAACGCTGCAGGCATGGTGGTAACCCAGCACCAGCACGACCACGGCCAGCTTGGCATGCAGCCAGCCATTGCCCGGGCCGCGCCCAATGCCGTAACCCAGCCAGAGCCAGAAGCCGAAGGCCAGAGCCGGTACGGCCAGGATCGTGGTGAACCGCATCAGCTTGCCCGCCATCAGCAGCAGGCGCTCCCGCTCGGCCACCGAATCGGCCGGCACCATGGCCAGGTTCACGAAAATGCGCGGCAGGTAAAACAGACCGGCAAACCAGCTGGCGACGAAAACGATGTGAAGTGATTTGACCCAGAGCATGCGCTGAGTTTAGACCGAGACTTAGTGACGGGGGCACAAGCCGCACAGCGGCTTGCGTCGAAGGCTAACTTGGCCCGCAGGGGCAAGTTAAGCGCAACGGCCGAAACAAAAAAAACCCCGGCCATAAGCCGGGGTTGCAAGCCTTTTTTGCTGTCACACATCAAGGCCCCGCTCAGGGAGGAAAAGCGGGGGGTGGCGAACCACCCAGAGCCGAATCTAACAAAAACGTATCCGGAATGCAAGCCGGGACCACGGAATCCAGCGGGAACGGACATTTTTGGCACTTTTGCATACCCATCCCGGCCACAACGGAATCGGGCACAATTTTCCCCATGACACCTTATGCCCCCTACCCCATGGGCCGGCCCCGCCGGCTGCGCCGCGACGAGTTCACCCGCAAGCTGGTACGCGAGCACGCACTCAGCGTCAACGACCTGATTTATCCTGTATTCGTCCTCGACGGGCAGAACCGGCGTGAGACCGTGGCCTCCATGCCTGGTGTCGAGCGTCTGAGCCTGGACCTGCTGCTGCCCGTGGCCGAGGAATGCGTCAAGCTGGGCATCCCGGCCATGGCCCTGTTCCCGGTGATCGACAGCCGGCTCAAAAGCCTGGACGGCAAGGAAGCCCATAACCCCGAGGGCCTGGTGCCGCGCGTGGTGCGCGGCCTGAAGGAGCGCTTTCCCGAGCTGGGCATCATGACCGATGTGGCGCTGGATCCCTACACCAGCCACGGCCAGGACGGCGTGCTTGACGCCAGCGGCTACATCCTGAACGACGAGACGGTGGAGATCCTGGAGCGGCAGGCCCTGACCCAGGCCCAGGCCGGCGTGGACATCGTGGCACCCAGCGACATGATGGACGGGCGCATCGGCGCCATCCGCAGCATCCTGGAAGCCAACCGCCTGGTGCACACGCGCATCATGGCCTACAGCGCCAAGTACGCCAGCGCCTTCTACGGTCCTTTCCGGGACGCAGTGGGCTCGGCGGCCAATCTGGGCAAAAGTGACAAGAAGGTCTACCAGATGGATCCGGGCAACACCGACGAAGCCCTGCGCGAGGTGGCCCTGGACATCGCCGAAGGCGCCGACATGGTGATGGTCAAGCCCGGCATGCCCTACCTGGACGTGGTGCGCCGCGTGAAGGACGAGTTCCGCGTGCCCACCTTCGCCTACCAGGTCTCGGGGGAGTACGCCATGCTCAAGGCCGCCGCGCAGAACGGCTGGCTCGATCACGACGCCGTCATGATGGAAAGTCTGCTGGGCTTCAAGCGCGCCGGTGCCGATGGCGTGCTGACCTACTTCGCCATTGCGGCAGCGCGGCTGCTGCAGAAATAGGCCCCCGCGGCATGCGCGTCTTCAGCATCACGGCCACCGCAATCAGCGAAAGCGACGCGCTGCCAGCGCAGGCTCCCGACCAGGGGTTCATATGGATCGGCTGCACCCGCCAGGAACTGGAGGGGCGACTGACCGAGATCCAGTCCTGCCTGCAGGCCCTGTGCGGCATCCAGCTGCTGGATCTGCACGTCTCGGATCTGGTCAACACGCAACTGCCATCGCACTTCGACTACACCTCGCAGTACGACCTGCTGGTCTTCCGTCGCCTGGCCAGCCAGTCCCAGAATGGGGAGGCGACGACCATGCAGCCCGCCCACCATCGCGGTGGGCCGCCGATCCTGCGGCATATCGACACCAGCCCCGTCGGCTTTGCCATCTTCGAGAATGTGCTGCTGTCGGTCCAT is part of the Rhodoferax sp. BAB1 genome and harbors:
- a CDS encoding alpha/beta hydrolase, which gives rise to MNAQTERLTLVGPVGRIEALRDAPADDAPPKGVAVIAHPHPLFGGTMDNKVVQTLARAFVQCGWQAVRFNFRGVGASEGVHDEGRGEAQDFLALVQQCAPSGPLALAGFSFGSFVMSQTLSALWPARQIDKLVLVGAAASRFQVAQVPPDLHERTLVIHGEHDDTVPLAAVMDWARPQVLPVTVVPGGSHFFHGQLPLLKSLVVRHLTSST
- a CDS encoding ferredoxin, with product MSTDTVPSYYERHVFFCLNQRPAGESCCANHQAEAAFERCKSLVKAAGLAGPGKVRVNRAGCLDRCAGGPVAVVYPEAVWYSYVDVSDIDEIVESHLKKGQVVERLLTPPHLGR
- a CDS encoding VanZ family protein, with product MPHKTSAWPLSLVYVGLVVYASLYPFADWRDQGPLPWGFLVAPWPHYWTAFDLLSNVLGYAPLGFLLALGALRTGQGSRAVLLATVAGGALSLLMETLQGYLSSRVPSNIDFLLNLGGAWLGAVTSTLLEKLGAIDRWIRFRGRWFVPESRGALVLLALWPFALLFPAAVPLGLGQVFERVEAGLAELLLDTPFLEWLPLRAVELQPLVPGAEMACVLLGALIPCLLGFSVIPSLGRRAGFVLAVLLAAMGATLLSATLSYGPVHAWAWFSQPVQAGLVLAVALALLLLRVPARVCAALLLLVLGLYLVLINQAPASPYFAHNLQIWEQGRFIRFHGLAQWLGWLWPYAVLLYVLVRVWGLSSLDRAAPKIRE
- a CDS encoding CopD family protein, producing MLWVKSLHIVFVASWFAGLFYLPRIFVNLAMVPADSVAERERLLLMAGKLMRFTTILAVPALAFGFWLWLGYGIGRGPGNGWLHAKLAVVVLVLGYHHACSVLLKRFQRRDNRRSHVWYRWFNEAPVLLLLVAVVLVVVKPF
- the hemB gene encoding porphobilinogen synthase produces the protein MTPYAPYPMGRPRRLRRDEFTRKLVREHALSVNDLIYPVFVLDGQNRRETVASMPGVERLSLDLLLPVAEECVKLGIPAMALFPVIDSRLKSLDGKEAHNPEGLVPRVVRGLKERFPELGIMTDVALDPYTSHGQDGVLDASGYILNDETVEILERQALTQAQAGVDIVAPSDMMDGRIGAIRSILEANRLVHTRIMAYSAKYASAFYGPFRDAVGSAANLGKSDKKVYQMDPGNTDEALREVALDIAEGADMVMVKPGMPYLDVVRRVKDEFRVPTFAYQVSGEYAMLKAAAQNGWLDHDAVMMESLLGFKRAGADGVLTYFAIAAARLLQK